The genomic DNA gtttatttctacATCTGTTTACATAGATCTAATGCTAAAATTTCTGAGTTTTGTAAATCTAATGACGGTTTGGTAGATAATAATGAGACAGAGGGTGAAGAACTTGAAAGCACAGACTCACGACAGTTCACACGGCGGAACCAGCTAGAAACGATGCCTaaccaaaaaccctagatttagaTGGATTTGGGcttttttattgtaatttggATTGGGCTTGAGATTTGATTAGGTTTGGCCTTTTAATTTTGTCAATTGGGTTGTTGTTATTGGGTTTTTGcgatgtaaatattttttcttgcaAAAAGTAAACCGAACAAAAAGCCGAATAAATAGAATACGAAAAAATTCGGTTCATCTTCGGAACAGAATTTTTTGTCAATAACCGATCTGAACAAACCGACTtccgaaccgacccgaaccgaaATTTGTTTCGGGTCTATTCGGTGGGATTTTTTAGAAACCGAATTTTTgcaaaaccgaataaaccgatcTGAATAAACCGGTTAAACCGAACGCCCATGACTATGCTTTTCCATAGGAACTCTGCTGCTTTAACATTGTCCTTGTGTCTTCTGTCCTTATCAAACAACATGAGCCAGTACCGTGTGTTTACAATTAACCGTTAAGACACTTTCATAGGAACAGAAAAATAGCATCACTATCAGACCCTTACTCCACGGCCAAGTCGGTATAAACCGACATTTTATCCGAGAAGAAAATTGCAAAACACAACCACCGCTGGAATTTACCGATGGAAGACAAACACCGAGCATAGACCGCATCGGATAGAAACCATCAATATTACGACGCCAATATCGATGTGCTTTTGCAGGAAAAGTTCGCTCCCTAAGGGAGAAAACACCATGAACAATCCGAATTAACCACTTTATCTTTCTACCCAACTGTCCGGTGATAGCACAATATAGATATGATAATATTAGTGAAATCACTAACGAAAGGAACAACCATTGATAAAGAGGGAGAAACGGCAGATTGACGGAAAGAAGCGACGATTGGATTTTCCACCAAAAGACGAAATTGGTGACAATGGATACATCAAAGGAGAAATTTTATTGTTGTGGTaaacaattattaaagaaatcaaGAGATCCGGCGGCTAAGGCCGCCCGAAAAGCAAATATCCCGTGGGGAAAGTTTGGTAATTGTTCGCTGTGTTATCGCCTtgagagaaggagaaaagaaTTTCTTATATCAGAATATATTACTCCCTGTATCATAAAGGatgatattttagtattttttattgtatcacataaaatgattttttgtatacttttatcaattaatgctaagaaaatgtaaattttaaaaataatgagaatttaaaagtttgatgaaatactattggttaatagttataaaatatattattataaataataaatacacttATGgctaaacattaaatgttttttttaattcatgtaaaaatcttaaaacattatatattgtgatacagagggagtatcaATTACATAAAAGACGGTTCGTTTATTGATAGACTTGTATTGGCggaaaaacaaccaaaatcaaccCAAATAATTTATCCAATGCCTTTTTATACTCGAACTTCAATGGATGGTCATTTTATAGACTAAAACCAATATTAACTTTGACAATTTCGAAAAtaacctgacccatttttttaatttattaattaataaccCTATAATTACTAATGAATTCCCCAAATTAACATGCcacaaaacaacaattaaacaagcaaaaaccaaacaaataatcataaacCAACAAACCGGCTAATGtcacaaatcaataaaacaaatgaCCAACATCTTAATATTCGTTCTAACAGGAACACATACGAGAACTAACAACCTAGTGGAAAACATAACCACAAACCACTGGTTTAAACGACCAGCTTACGACCTAGAGGGCTAGAGAAGGATTGGGCTAAACTTGTATGGTTTAAAAGCTCAGCTCCAAAGCATGCTTTCAACTTTTGGATTGCAAATCTCGACTAGGTTACAAACTCTATCTCGTCTAGCTTCATGGTGTTTGCAAGTTCCAATGAATTGTCATCTCTGCTCAACGGTAGTTGAAACTAGAGACCATATTTTTTGAATTGCCCGTACACCAAAGTCATATGGGAATCGGTATTACAAAGATCAAGCTGCGGAACACTTACCTTCATAGACTGGTCTGCTCTTCTGCTCTGGGCAAAGGCAAGTAAGCGTTCATCTCCATCCACTCTACGGATACTTCTAAGGCAAGCGTTAATATATAATGTTTGGAGACAGAGAAACAACCTCATCCACAACAAACAGATTATCCCGCCACACACACTCTTCAAGCAGATTCATCAGCTCCATCTCATCaaagagcaaaagaaagaaTTTCCGAAATCTGATGGCCTTCTGGATTTAAGCCCACcaggtttttttggtttaattcgtATCTCAAAGCTTTCTAAgtgtatctttgtttttttcttttttttggcaaagtCCACTCGTATAGGTTCTTCCTTGTAAAACCTAAATTTTCATTATATGATATTAACTttttagcaaaacaaaacaaaaaaaaaagtcatttccCTATGTCCTACAGTAGCTGCTTAAAAAAACGGGTATAACACACCCTAATCGGCTTGGAATCACAGGGAGTTAAGGGCTTTTTTTTACAAAGGCCTCTGTGATGGCCAAATTCCCGGTCATAGCAGCGACTAAGAGCGGCATGAGGGGAGAATGGGATTACGTTTCCATCGGTATCAAAATTTGTTCAAGTGTCAGTCGTTGTAATAGCAACTTCTTGACAATGTCTAGTTGCCCACAACTACAAGTTTTGAGCAATGGTGTCTCTAAGGTGTCTAGACATCCATGACGTCAGCTTCTGGATTGTTATCTAGGAAGTCCCTTACACCTTCCAGGTTTCCATGACTTATTGCTTTTGATAGAGGTAAATACTTGGAGTAGCCATTCCTCACATGTTCTgcaaaacaagagaagagaaaaagaaatgtaaGGTACTAATTTTACATTTTGACAAATATGTGCTTTTAGCGAGGATCTACACCTGATCATGACCAACAAAATGAAGCTACTAGATTCATTTCCGGTTTTATTTGTACCAAAACAAGAAGTTACGTGCATATCCAGTATTTATGATTGGTTTTGACTCCTTATGTCTTCGGATCTATCTTAGAGTGTCTTACATGCAATAGAATGTACTACAAAGTAAGCAACTCCATCAATATGCTGTGTAATGTCAGTTTGAGATCTATTATCAATTATAATCAGTTTAGCTAATTGCTTTGAATTTATTTTCACGATATTGAACATGGTCAAGGCCTCTTAATGTATATCCCAAAAGTAATAAGAACTGACCTGATGATAGCTGAGAAGGTGAAACTTCCGGCCTAAATTAAAGGAGAATTCCAATAGGTTGGGACGATTGTTCCGGAAAACACATCGACAGAACAATATTAACTGTCCATTCCCTGATCCTCTTCCATAGGCGTCCTTCACATCCTTATGACAAAAtccattgttttttctttcattctgATCACACTAAATGAGAAAAACTATGGACCACTCACGTCAAAATGATCAGTTCTTGGCTCAAGTCTTTAATTAATGAACTATCCACATGTCTTTATTCCTTATGTATGAAATTACTGTACAATGAGCATTTAtgaattataattaacaattcGGGTTACAGGATTAATGGGTTAAATGGAGAGTTCGCCCTAGTTTTTTTCTCCCAGGCACGAAGCCCGAGGCAGCCGCTCACCGAAGATATGGTCCTTCTCATCCTCCGGTGTTCTTCCACCGTCCTCCTCGCTGCCTAATCGATCCACTTCTTCTCCCGTCGGTAGATCTACGACGCCGGCGAAACTTGTCTCCGTCTCCATGACTTTGGTTCAGCTCTTCCTGCTTTCAATGGGCTCCTCCTGTCCAAGGCCCCCAGATCCGCCAGATGACGAGTTCACTTCACCTCGGTCGTTGCTGCTCTATGGTTCTCGTCTTCCCAGTGAGTACGATGGAGAGTGGTTATCTCTCCTCCTCCCCCCTCCCGCTGCTCCCCTGAAGGTGTTCATCCATCTCAGTGGGCCTCTTATTTGGGGTCGGCCCCTTCACTCGGTTGATGAATCAGTCCTCTTCTCAACCTCTCCAGCAGTGTGTCCCCTTCTCTTTGCTTAAGGCTGGTCATTCTCTTGAACCACTTTGTTGCAAGGTTAGAAATTTCGGATACTTCTCCGGCCTCCTCTTGTTTGCAGTTGAGAACCATCGTTGTTGGTTCGTTTTCTGCTCAATTTCGACGGAATTGGTTCATCAGATACTTCTCTGATGTAACCTTACCTGTTTGCGTCCAGCCAAAAACTATCTCTGTTGGCTCAGCCTCTGCTCTGTTCCAGCGATCTTTATTCACCGGATACTCCTTCGGCGTCAACCTGTCCGTGTATGAGGCAGTTCTTTTAACGTCACAATGTATGGTGACTAACTCTAATCCAGTCGATGTTTATGTATTGATTGTTTGCTACTTCTTTCATGGGTGTTTTGTGATAGTTAGTTTCAATACTTCTCCTGGTGCCCTATCAAGCTTTTTCAAGTTTGTTTCTCTATGTTTGCTTTGCTTTGTGTTTTAGTTGCTTTATCTTTCAACTTTGCTGTTCGGGAATGTTCGCATAGGCTTCGTCCCCTTGTAACTTTACTGTCTAATTCTAATCTaagttgcacaaaaaaaagaattcggGTAGTTATCAAGATTTGTTTTGTCACCATTTCAATTTATCTTTTACTCTTTACTCATTGTATTGATTGATGTAATTTGGGAACGTTATTCATTTCATGCAAATATATACTCCTTCCGTTTAAGCTTGTTATATACTTTATAAGTTcttctttatttcattttatttgattttctaaaGTTTCAATGTAAAATTAATGTCTAATTAGTATGTTATGATCATTTGTATTATGCACTtgttttttattggttgaatttttaaaaaagtatatggtaaataataataatatattatgttcaaataacaaattatttataatttcttaaacTCCACGTTTTAGTTAATACTAATAGATAATATTTCTTggtttaattatctttttattttataaatttcattctATAACCGACTCCTTTTCATTTGATCAATCAATTTATATTAATACCTAGTctattccaaaacaaaaaaaaaatgtaaatagttGAGTTTTTATGTGAAATATCTGTAGTCGCGCATTATACATGTATTGTAGAATAATTTATACATACAATATATGAATGCAGTTTGGTTCATATATGTTGTAacaaattattgtttatttgttttgtaaccAGATTAATACATATAGTGCTAGATTACTCATGCTACAGAGAAAACTGTATACAAGTGGCGGAAGGATTTATACATTATGCATATATAGCCAGATAGGTTCACATTCTTAAAATAGGGGAAACTActagattttcaaaaaaaaatatgtattactCGTAGCATTATTTTATCTTCATTTCTAATTTTGGTAGTTGccaaaaaaatcttgaaattcTGGTAAAATTGGCACGTACGTAGGACATAGTTTTGTTGTGTGGTAAATTCTTGTTAAATCTTGACATGATAGTTGTCAATTGTGTTCtgtttaaaagttaaaaccgtgttttattattaaattatagcAAATACACAAAATGAATTACTTTTTTTGGGTATTCATTATCTTTACAAACAACTTTTGtcacttttctattttatttttttatattttacccTATAAGGTGTCggggacaaaaaaataatcaattattgcgattaaaagaaaatgaagaaaataaccaaaaaacttTCGATGAAATATATGAAGCTCAATAAGCACCGGCTCCGGCAAGACGGATCCATGAAGTCAGAGGAAGATGGTGGAGAGCTTTTCTGCGAAATTCATTCCTCGGAAAGTGCGGAAAGTAATGAAACAAAGGAGACACCTAAGGTTACAAAGATTATGGAGTGCATGCATCGTAAGCTGATGTTAAATGAGAAGGAATATGGAAAGAATATTCATGTGGATGGTCACGATCAATCCCACGTATCCGAATGTTCGGTTAGGAATGGTGGTCGCGAACGCAAGGAACAACTTGATGACGGCTCGATTAGAAACATATATCGTGTTGATATGGATCCACTTGTAGGCTCAGTTAAAAATGGTCATATGGATCATCTTGAAGATTTGATTAGGGGTCGTGATCGTACAGACCATAATGAAGGATCCACTAGGAAAGGTGCGGGTAATCGTGTGGACCAACTCGATGGTTCTAGCAAAAATGGTCAGAAACATCAACATGAAGACAGTATTGTTAAACCAAGCAATCATGTAGATCAATCAGAAAAATCAACTAAATATCCTTCTGATTTTGCTTCAAAGAGAGATTACCTTGATTGGATTGAGTACGTGGAAGGATCCAATCATCATTGTTTCGATCGAACTGAAAATTCAGAAGAACCTTATAAAAGGGAGGATATCGATCATGACCAGATAAGCGAAGGATCCATAGAATGTTACAATGATGAGATCCTATTACTCAAGAGCTCTAAGaatagaaaaaatgagaaatttgaagACTTGAAAGGTTATAAGAAAGGAAGAGGTAGCAAGGCTAAAGATTCATTGAAATTTCAAATAGTCGACTAAAGGTTAAATGGACATTTTGgtcccaaaaaaaagagaaatggtTCTTTCACATTGTATTATATGACATTGATCATTTTAGATAGTATGAGCTACTACTATGTATAATCATATACTCTTAATGAAAGTTGTCGTTTTAACGaaggatatatatttaaataggtgtggtttttatgtataaaaaccCAAAGTTGAAAGAGGGAACATAGGAGAACACTTGATAACCTAGAtctatggagagagagagatcgaggaaacaaaatttatggGAGGATGGTTGTTGATGCAATGGAGATAGATGAGGAGAGAGAtatcaaaaagagaagaaaaagaatgtcTTAAGGAAATTTCATCCGATAAGCCATGTTCACTCATGGttagtttcttaatttatttctGAAATTAGTCTAGTTTGTGCATATTACCATGTTCACTCATGGGTAGTGAAGTAGGGCAAGGtctctatttattttctttatatatacaatttttaaaatacaaattctGAAGTTAACTGAAATACAAACGCTACAtgtgtaatttaaaaatcttagTTGCTTTTTCTTCGTTTCTTATTCCAGTCCCTCGTTCTTGACTAAAAAAGTGCTTCTGATTCAAACGCCATTAACATATAACTATGGACTCTACTCAGAATTAAAATACCTACATATACTAATTCAAGTCAATTACAAATGTATTGGTCATATATTTGAcgcttcaatttttttttttgtgcttccAAATTCTGTTTTTTAGAAATCGCGATTCCATCAGGATTTCAATCAATTCCACTTTATGTGtgtcataaacaaaaattatataaataaatggtatatttatttgtgtttaacaaaaataatttcaaccGATTCCACGATTTCAAAAAAggtcataaacaaaaataatataaataaatggtaGGAATATAACAAAATAGTTACGTGTGGAATGATGATTAAattggaaaaagaagagaaattatttatctcatatgttttataatatagaatatgttTTTATGTAGTCTCGTATGCCATAATTAACAGATAGTCTTTACAACATAGCATTCATATGTCTTATGTATATGCGGTAAATTTTTGTGTCTTTCTCATATCAATGGGAAGTGTTGACCTCTAAAACTGATAAACTTGCACATAATCAGTAAAAACATTAGATCACATAATCAGTAAAAACATTAGGTGTGTCAAACATTAAATATTTCAGATTCAAATCAAGAACAGTGTTTTGCGGTTCCCAAACGAAGTCcacatttcttgatttttacattcttctttttaatgCAAAATCAATGAGAGCTTCGTTCTCGACTACCTTGATTGATGAGGTTGTGTAAATTGAGCGAAAGTTGAGCAAAAAGTTATTAAAgttgtttgaaaagaaaagaccaCTATTTGCCAATTGAAAAGAATATCAAAGAATTTGTAAGGAATTAAAATGAATACTTAGCTATTGTATTCTATGATGATGTACTGGAAAGatataaacttatttttgtggtaattttcaatatgtttagacttttaagttttagtatatatatatatatatatatatatatgaagatctAGAGTTTTAATGTAAGCACTAATTTGATTGACAATCTAAATTTTATTGTCGAACAAAAGAAGACAGTGAAGATAGTTTACCTTATGTGCATTtaatttactaaataaaatcaATCTACCAAATATCAGATGTGTGTTTCTTATTAAAAGTtaccaacatataattataagaaatttgaaGTCAAAGGAacatgttattttgttatttgcaaGTATAAAATGCAACacc from Camelina sativa cultivar DH55 chromosome 7, Cs, whole genome shotgun sequence includes the following:
- the LOC104701219 gene encoding uncharacterized protein LOC104701219 produces the protein MKKITKKLSMKYMKLNKHRLRQDGSMKSEEDGGELFCEIHSSESAESNETKETPKVTKIMECMHRKLMLNEKEYGKNIHVDGHDQSHVSECSVRNGGRERKEQLDDGSIRNIYRVDMDPLVGSVKNGHMDHLEDLIRGRDRTDHNEGSTRKGAGNRVDQLDGSSKNGQKHQHEDSIVKPSNHVDQSEKSTKYPSDFASKRDYLDWIEYVEGSNHHCFDRTENSEEPYKREDIDHDQISEGSIECYNDEILLLKSSKNRKNEKFEDLKGYKKGRGSKAKDSLKFQIVD